TGAATTGTGAAGCTGCCTTGTCGTACCGTAAAAATAAATCTGTGATAATCGCAAAATCCGCGTGCTCCTTTTTTACCCGAATACAATTTTGCAAATAAACAACGCCGCCAACAATCCCGCCAGATCGCCAATCAATCCCGCCGGTACCGCATGGCGCGTTTTTTTGATGCCCACGGCGCCAAAATAGACAGCGATCACGTAAAAAGTTGTTTCTGTGCTGCCGTAAAATGTGGAGACCAGTCGCCCGATGAAAGAATCAGGCCCGTACTGTTTCATCAGTTCGGTAGCAATGCCGAGAGTGCCGCTGCCGGAAAGAGGCCGCATCAGCGCCGCCGGCAACGCCTCGGCGGGCATACCGATAAAATTAGTGATCGGCGAGATCAATTTGACGAACAGATCCATGGCGCCGGACGC
This Calditrichota bacterium DNA region includes the following protein-coding sequences:
- a CDS encoding spore maturation protein — encoded protein: MFQNIITFISTWAIPFLLFVIPVLAIVKKVKVYEAFVDGAKDGFNVAVTIIPYLVAILVAIGMFRASGAMDLFVKLISPITNFIGMPAEALPAALMRPLSGSGTLGIATELMKQYGPDSFIGRLVSTFYGSTETTFYVIAVYFGAVGIKKTRHAVPAGLIGDLAGLLAALFICKIVFG